A window of the Arenibacter algicola genome harbors these coding sequences:
- a CDS encoding LLM class flavin-dependent oxidoreductase, which yields MVQNNGKNIGNIKLSVLDLVPVAEGSTALQSIQKSLELAQHVENLGFERFWISEHHNMESLVSSATPILIGHIAQGTKTIRVGSGGVMLPNHAPLIVAEQFGTLETLYPGRVDLGLGRAPGTDQLTAKALRRDRTETVHDFPRDIVALQTYFSKENSHAAVRAIPGEGLEIPIYLLGSSTFSAQLAGAKGLPYAFASHFAPTHLYEALRLYHQNFEASLQCKAPYTIACVNVIAAETDEKARFLETSLQQLALGIIRNTRRPLPPPVESMDGIWQGMEKAQIQQMMHYSFVGSRETIKAQLTDFIEATRVNEIMAVSHIFDHQDRLKSYEILSSLLSGE from the coding sequence ATGGTGCAAAATAACGGCAAGAACATAGGAAACATAAAACTCTCTGTATTGGATTTGGTGCCTGTAGCCGAGGGGTCAACAGCACTGCAATCCATACAGAAAAGCTTGGAATTGGCTCAACATGTGGAAAATTTGGGTTTTGAGCGGTTTTGGATTTCCGAGCATCACAATATGGAAAGCTTGGTGAGTTCTGCCACACCAATTTTAATAGGACATATTGCCCAAGGTACCAAGACAATTAGGGTAGGCTCTGGAGGAGTTATGTTGCCCAATCATGCCCCTTTAATTGTGGCGGAACAATTTGGCACCTTGGAGACACTTTATCCAGGGAGAGTGGACCTGGGTTTGGGAAGAGCTCCGGGAACCGATCAACTAACGGCAAAAGCCTTAAGGAGGGATCGAACGGAAACTGTTCATGATTTTCCAAGGGATATAGTGGCCTTACAGACCTATTTTTCTAAAGAAAACAGTCATGCAGCGGTGCGGGCCATTCCTGGAGAAGGCCTGGAGATTCCAATATATTTACTAGGTTCAAGCACCTTTAGTGCGCAATTGGCGGGTGCAAAGGGATTGCCATATGCTTTTGCGAGTCATTTTGCACCAACCCATTTGTACGAGGCCCTTAGGCTTTACCATCAAAATTTTGAGGCTTCACTACAATGTAAGGCACCCTATACTATTGCCTGTGTAAATGTTATTGCTGCAGAAACGGACGAAAAGGCCAGATTCTTGGAGACCAGCCTTCAACAATTGGCCCTAGGAATTATAAGGAATACAAGAAGGCCTTTGCCACCGCCAGTAGAGAGTATGGATGGTATTTGGCAGGGGATGGAAAAAGCCCAAATACAACAAATGATGCACTATAGTTTTGTAGGATCAAGAGAAACTATAAAGGCACAGCTTACCGATTTTATTGAAGCAACCCGGGTCAATGAAATAATGGCGGTATCCCACATTTTTGATCATCAGGACCGTTTAAAGTCCTATGAAATTTTGAGTAGTCTACTAAGTGGGGAGTAA
- a CDS encoding carbohydrate-binding family 9-like protein: MLKVKEIEFKGQAGLEQVSRLLEEHAELQAIDLINWDQFSYRPSVAFRIAHSNNAIWIKYYVKEKNILASVGETNGPVARDSCVEFFFDPLGNGDYYNFEFNCIGTVHLAYGAGRGQRQFVDPNTIKNLIEVQSSLGSQTFTERTGHFSWEMTIIIPAEILTHNPEIKLKGLKSTANFYKCGDATSQRHYLTWNPVGTEKPDYHRPEFFGKLIFQ, translated from the coding sequence ATGCTAAAGGTCAAAGAAATAGAATTTAAAGGACAAGCTGGTTTGGAACAGGTATCCCGACTTTTGGAAGAGCATGCTGAACTGCAGGCAATCGACTTAATAAATTGGGATCAATTCTCTTATCGGCCAAGTGTAGCATTTAGGATAGCACATAGCAACAATGCTATTTGGATAAAATATTACGTTAAGGAAAAAAACATTCTAGCCAGTGTTGGGGAAACCAATGGTCCTGTGGCCCGTGATAGTTGTGTGGAATTTTTTTTTGACCCTCTAGGGAATGGGGATTATTATAATTTTGAATTCAATTGTATAGGCACCGTCCATTTGGCTTATGGAGCAGGAAGAGGTCAGCGTCAATTTGTTGACCCAAATACTATAAAGAATTTGATTGAGGTACAAAGCTCCCTGGGATCTCAAACTTTTACGGAAAGGACGGGCCATTTTTCTTGGGAAATGACCATAATAATACCTGCTGAGATCCTCACCCATAATCCTGAAATTAAATTAAAGGGCTTAAAGAGCACTGCAAATTTTTATAAATGTGGCGATGCTACTTCCCAACGCCATTATTTGACCTGGAATCCGGTTGGAACCGAAAAGCCCGATTATCACAGACCCGAATTTTTTGGCAAACTGATTTTTCAATAA
- a CDS encoding aminotransferase class V-fold PLP-dependent enzyme, protein MLSRRKLLKTLSSVPVVGGLVGTGLLTPQLLGAAVTQPAKRNFFKELGIRTFINAAGTYTSMTGSLMSEEVTSAIVFGATEYVDLDDLQDKVGERIAELLECEYATVSSGAFGAMSIGLAGVISGMDSEIAAQLPDTTGLKHEVIIQEGHNIGYTHALLNVGAKLVVVKTAKEMEKAINKNTAMLWFLNANTDNGEIKYDEFLAIGKKHNIPTFIDCAADVPPVENLFKFTKMGFDLVAFSGGKGIRGPQSAGLLLGKKDLVKAARIHTPPRGSTIGRGMKVNKEEVLGMLVALEMYLAKDHEKEWELWENQIKLISDSALSVKGVQTEIHVPPYANHVPSLRIKWDSNLVKISPEEARKKLMEGHPAIATVGDKETIGITTWMMDPGQERIVAKRIKEVLENV, encoded by the coding sequence ATGCTTAGTAGGAGAAAATTATTGAAAACCTTATCCAGTGTTCCTGTGGTGGGCGGATTGGTAGGTACTGGACTTTTAACGCCACAATTACTTGGTGCTGCAGTAACCCAACCGGCAAAACGAAATTTTTTCAAGGAGCTGGGTATACGAACATTTATCAATGCAGCGGGAACCTATACATCTATGACAGGTTCTCTAATGTCCGAAGAGGTTACTTCGGCAATTGTTTTTGGCGCAACGGAATATGTAGATTTGGATGACCTTCAGGACAAGGTTGGTGAACGAATTGCAGAATTGTTAGAGTGCGAATATGCCACTGTTTCTTCTGGTGCCTTCGGGGCCATGTCCATTGGGCTTGCAGGGGTAATTTCCGGAATGGATTCCGAAATAGCTGCCCAACTTCCTGATACTACCGGACTAAAGCACGAAGTAATAATTCAGGAAGGCCATAATATTGGGTATACCCATGCCCTTTTAAACGTTGGTGCCAAACTAGTGGTGGTAAAAACAGCCAAGGAGATGGAGAAGGCCATTAATAAAAACACGGCAATGCTCTGGTTTTTGAATGCCAATACGGACAATGGTGAGATTAAATATGATGAATTTTTAGCTATTGGGAAAAAACACAATATTCCGACTTTTATAGATTGTGCCGCGGACGTACCCCCAGTGGAGAACTTATTTAAATTTACCAAGATGGGGTTCGATTTAGTGGCATTTTCAGGAGGAAAAGGAATTAGAGGACCTCAAAGTGCTGGATTGTTATTGGGCAAAAAAGACCTTGTTAAAGCGGCTAGGATACATACTCCACCGCGTGGAAGCACTATTGGTAGGGGGATGAAAGTAAACAAGGAAGAGGTTTTGGGGATGCTGGTGGCCCTGGAAATGTATTTGGCCAAAGATCATGAAAAGGAATGGGAGCTATGGGAAAATCAAATCAAATTAATTAGCGACAGTGCCTTATCCGTAAAAGGGGTGCAGACAGAAATACATGTGCCACCTTATGCCAACCACGTTCCTTCCCTACGTATTAAATGGGATAGCAATTTGGTTAAGATTAGTCCAGAGGAAGCCAGGAAAAAGTTAATGGAAGGTCACCCTGCCATAGCTACTGTGGGCGACAAGGAAACTATAGGCATAACTACATGGATGATGGATCCGGGTCAGGAAAGAATAGTCGCCAAACGCATTAAGGAAGTGTTGGAAAATGTGTAA
- a CDS encoding PQQ-dependent sugar dehydrogenase, whose protein sequence is MPISPYFKKLIFCIAPVFLLVQCEPQPTNGGLFLPEGFKAVVVVDSIEERVRHMAMTDDGILYGKLRNSNEKGGIVALQDKNNDGRAEVIEKFGAYRTLQKWSYSTAMRIYNGYLYFSSELVIYRYKLKPGTLIPEGEMEIVMTDDHEHGKHEHIGKPIAFDNKGNMYVPFGAPSNACQNPKRTPGAPGMDPCPQLEDHGGVWRFDANKLGQTQKDGYKYASGIRSVVAMDWNSEDENLYIVMHGRDDLLRLFPNIYSGWESALLPSEEFIRVTEGSNFGWPYCYYDQMQEKKVLAPEYGGDGNIIGRCQEFDDPIMGFPGHWAPNDLVFYDGDKLPERYKNGAFIAFHGSTNRAPYPQSGYFVGFVPFKDGKPSGDWEVFADGFAGVDPIVSVKDAEYRPMGIAFGPDDSMYISDSVKGRIWKIVFEGDKNNFGREQLVEMEKRKLLAHIRTPEETKDNLMVGEFTGGEKIYYTYCSTCHQQDGRGATGRFPPLNGTEWVIGDKERLINIILNGMEGSMEVNGEVYNGVMPQHSFLSDEEVADVLTYIRTNFGNDAGEIKAEEVKKLRSSL, encoded by the coding sequence ATGCCTATTTCCCCGTATTTCAAAAAACTAATTTTTTGTATTGCCCCGGTATTCTTATTGGTCCAATGTGAGCCACAACCAACTAACGGAGGCCTATTTTTACCTGAAGGTTTTAAGGCGGTGGTGGTCGTGGATAGTATAGAGGAAAGGGTTCGGCATATGGCTATGACGGACGATGGTATATTGTACGGCAAACTTAGAAACTCCAATGAAAAAGGGGGCATAGTTGCACTTCAAGATAAAAATAATGATGGCAGGGCCGAGGTAATAGAAAAATTTGGGGCGTACCGTACGCTTCAAAAATGGAGTTATTCTACGGCGATGAGAATCTATAATGGCTATTTATATTTTAGTTCTGAACTGGTTATTTATCGGTATAAATTAAAACCGGGAACTTTAATACCTGAAGGGGAAATGGAAATAGTCATGACCGATGACCATGAACATGGAAAGCACGAACATATAGGTAAGCCCATTGCTTTCGATAATAAAGGTAATATGTATGTTCCTTTTGGAGCCCCTTCCAATGCATGTCAAAACCCTAAAAGAACTCCGGGAGCCCCGGGAATGGATCCATGTCCACAATTGGAGGACCATGGCGGTGTCTGGCGTTTTGATGCCAACAAACTGGGACAGACCCAAAAGGATGGTTACAAATATGCCTCTGGGATACGCAGTGTTGTGGCAATGGATTGGAATTCTGAGGATGAAAATCTGTATATTGTAATGCACGGACGGGATGATTTGCTGAGATTATTTCCAAATATCTATTCCGGTTGGGAAAGTGCCTTGCTCCCTTCTGAAGAATTTATAAGAGTTACTGAAGGTTCAAATTTTGGATGGCCCTATTGTTATTATGACCAAATGCAGGAGAAAAAGGTGCTTGCTCCTGAATATGGGGGCGACGGAAACATAATTGGGAGATGTCAGGAATTTGATGACCCTATAATGGGCTTTCCTGGACACTGGGCACCAAACGATTTGGTTTTTTATGATGGGGATAAGCTCCCAGAGCGGTATAAAAATGGGGCATTTATAGCTTTTCATGGATCAACCAACAGAGCACCTTACCCACAATCCGGGTATTTTGTTGGATTTGTTCCTTTTAAGGACGGAAAGCCTTCCGGGGATTGGGAAGTTTTTGCCGATGGTTTTGCTGGGGTAGATCCCATCGTAAGTGTTAAAGATGCGGAGTATAGGCCTATGGGTATTGCGTTTGGACCCGACGACAGTATGTACATTTCCGATTCAGTAAAGGGAAGGATATGGAAGATAGTTTTTGAGGGTGACAAAAATAATTTTGGCAGGGAACAATTGGTGGAAATGGAAAAAAGAAAGCTATTGGCCCACATTAGAACGCCGGAAGAAACCAAGGATAATCTAATGGTGGGAGAATTTACGGGAGGTGAAAAGATTTATTATACTTATTGCAGTACCTGTCATCAACAGGATGGTAGAGGTGCCACGGGTAGATTTCCACCTTTGAATGGAACGGAATGGGTAATTGGTGACAAAGAGAGATTGATCAATATTATTTTAAATGGAATGGAAGGTTCCATGGAGGTGAACGGGGAGGTCTACAATGGGGTAATGCCACAACATAGTTTTTTGAGTGATGAAGAAGTGGCCGATGTCCTGACCTACATCAGGACCAATTTTGGGAATGATGCCGGGGAGATAAAAGCAGAAGAAGTAAAGAAGCTAAGAAGCAGTTTATAG
- a CDS encoding RidA family protein: protein MNFKYFLVPLIAFITISCNTKKEDVEAAVNIETPTIPADYNPEEKLKELGITLMEASAPVANYVNAVRSGNLIFLSGKGPLQANGENIEGKVGTDLTIEEGYEAARITGINQLSVLKSELGNLNKVVRVVKVLGMVNAGPDFPDHPKVINGYSDLMVAVFGERGKHARAAVGMGSLPGNIAVEIEMIVEVMPD from the coding sequence ATGAATTTTAAGTATTTTTTAGTCCCATTAATAGCCTTTATAACCATTTCCTGCAATACAAAAAAAGAAGATGTGGAGGCGGCAGTTAATATTGAAACCCCAACGATTCCGGCCGATTACAATCCAGAGGAAAAACTTAAGGAACTGGGCATAACCTTAATGGAAGCCAGTGCTCCTGTAGCCAATTATGTAAATGCCGTTCGCTCTGGAAATCTCATCTTTCTCTCCGGAAAAGGCCCTTTGCAAGCCAATGGCGAAAATATTGAGGGCAAGGTCGGGACAGATCTAACGATAGAGGAGGGTTATGAGGCCGCACGAATTACGGGGATTAATCAATTATCGGTCTTAAAATCGGAATTGGGAAATTTAAATAAGGTAGTTAGGGTGGTCAAGGTTTTGGGTATGGTAAATGCAGGACCGGATTTTCCCGATCATCCCAAGGTGATCAATGGATATTCGGATTTGATGGTGGCGGTATTTGGTGAAAGGGGAAAACATGCCCGCGCTGCCGTAGGTATGGGGTCCCTTCCCGGGAATATAGCAGTGGAGATCGAAATGATAGTGGAGGTAATGCCAGATTGA
- a CDS encoding c-type cytochrome domain-containing protein — translation MGFVLLMIGGILDNPPDILLFLGRFHPVVVHLPIGFLIMAILIQMASRWPKYKPLAIYTPLAWFMGAVSAVVAVIFGYFLSLSGDYDEDTLFYHQWAGIAVMFLSFGCYYINKKWNNSLSVPKWILVFLIGFLLMFTGHLGGNLTHGSTYLLQYAPNPVRNMAGLPSKMEPRKKVAVLDSADVFLDLVLPMMQSKCVSCHNEGKKKGGLMLTSYEMMMLGGESDNTIVPGDALKSELVRRITLPMEHDDFMPSEGKLPLTDQEKVLIKWWIKMGAPSSGFVTQLDTEKSLSSLVSNYLGLDKNNLFNIKIPPPDRAVVDSLISRGFVINPLMKDNYFLDANYSLSEYTLKASDIDVLLGLKEHLVWLNLGNSKVKDAYLEKIGLLHNLVKLDLKGNEITDAGLKSLSQLENLESLNLYGTKVSKGILELVPKLTKLKTIYLWQTQVTKTDIIQLKKENPGLTIIYERE, via the coding sequence ATGGGTTTTGTTTTGTTAATGATTGGGGGTATTTTGGATAATCCGCCAGATATTCTGCTGTTTTTAGGAAGATTTCACCCAGTAGTGGTACATCTTCCCATAGGTTTCCTTATTATGGCCATTTTGATACAAATGGCTTCCCGCTGGCCCAAATACAAGCCTTTGGCTATTTACACCCCATTAGCATGGTTTATGGGAGCAGTAAGTGCAGTTGTGGCTGTAATTTTTGGTTATTTCCTATCCCTTAGTGGCGATTATGATGAGGATACCTTGTTTTATCATCAATGGGCTGGTATTGCAGTAATGTTTTTGTCCTTTGGGTGTTACTATATCAATAAAAAATGGAACAACTCCCTATCTGTTCCTAAATGGATCTTAGTTTTTTTAATCGGTTTTTTACTCATGTTCACAGGCCATTTGGGGGGTAACCTTACCCATGGTTCCACCTATTTATTGCAATATGCCCCCAATCCCGTTAGGAATATGGCCGGATTGCCTTCCAAGATGGAGCCACGTAAAAAAGTTGCCGTATTGGATTCTGCTGATGTGTTTCTGGATTTGGTATTGCCCATGATGCAATCCAAATGTGTTAGTTGTCATAACGAAGGGAAAAAGAAAGGAGGCCTTATGCTTACTTCCTATGAGATGATGATGCTTGGAGGTGAAAGTGATAACACCATTGTACCGGGCGATGCCCTGAAGAGTGAATTGGTACGAAGGATTACCTTACCTATGGAGCATGACGATTTTATGCCATCAGAGGGAAAACTGCCGTTGACGGACCAAGAAAAAGTGTTGATCAAATGGTGGATCAAGATGGGAGCACCGTCCAGCGGTTTTGTTACCCAATTGGATACAGAAAAATCACTCTCCTCTTTGGTAAGTAACTATCTTGGATTGGATAAGAACAATCTTTTTAATATTAAAATTCCTCCTCCCGATCGGGCTGTGGTCGATTCCTTAATAAGTCGTGGATTTGTAATCAATCCTTTGATGAAGGATAATTATTTTCTGGACGCCAATTACAGTTTGAGTGAATACACTCTTAAGGCTTCCGATATAGACGTTCTTTTAGGTCTAAAAGAGCATTTGGTTTGGTTAAACCTGGGTAATTCCAAGGTGAAGGACGCGTATCTCGAAAAAATCGGGTTATTACATAATTTGGTAAAGCTTGACCTCAAAGGAAATGAAATTACCGATGCGGGATTAAAAAGCTTGTCGCAGTTGGAGAATTTGGAATCGCTTAATCTTTATGGCACTAAAGTTTCAAAAGGTATTTTGGAGCTGGTGCCAAAACTCACCAAGCTTAAGACTATTTACCTGTGGCAGACCCAAGTGACAAAGACAGACATAATCCAATTAAAAAAAGAAAATCCGGGCCTTACCATTATTTATGAGCGGGAGTAA
- a CDS encoding heavy metal translocating P-type ATPase yields the protein MRHTYKIHGMTCNGCRSHVENTIKAVEGVTHATVDLEKAEAIIEMDGHIPLSTFKKALEDDGGAYGISMPGEEHEHHSPKKQKSSGSGTGTFYCPMHCEGDKTYDQPGDCPVCGMDLVEEVKMNVNDGTQYTCPMHPEIIEDKPGSCPICGMDLVPIKADISAEEKNYKKLLKKFWLALAFTLPIFIIAMSEMVPDNPLYTILDMKYWNWIQFGLSIPVVFYATWMFFERAYRSIMTWNLNMFTLIGIGSSVAWLFSVFGMLFPDIFPSQFKTHHGTVHVYFEAATVILTLVLLGQLLEARAHSKTNNAVKELLKLAPNKAIKMVDGKEEVIAIDKIKIGDLLRVKPGDKIPVDGVIHEGMSSVDESMITGEPIPVDKKEGDQVSSGTINGNQSFVMKAEKVGSDTLLAQIIDLVNKASRSQAPIQKLADRISGYFVPVVVLVSVITFIVWAVFGPEPKYVYALVNAIAVLIIACPCALGLATPMSVMVGIGKGAQSGVLVKNAEALEKMNKIDTLIIDKTGTITAGKPSVEKVVVTSDEYSGKEVLQYIVSLNQMSKHPLAEATVAYGKEQGAEILKVSEFNSVTGKGVTGIIEGKKLALGNERMMEEVKATMSEALINKVKSQQQLGKTVSMISVDGTAVGFVVITDKIKETSKKAISELQSLGISVIMLTGDNYDTAKAVAGELDLTKFKAGMLPQDKLNEVESLQEQGKKVAVAGDGINDAPALAKSEVGIAMGTGTDVAIESASITLVKGDLQGIVKARNLSVKVMGNIKQNLFFALVYNTLGVPIAAGVLYPFFGLLLSPMIAALAMSFSSVSVIANALRLRNADIS from the coding sequence ATGAGACACACTTATAAGATACACGGTATGACCTGCAATGGATGTAGGTCGCATGTTGAGAATACCATAAAAGCAGTGGAAGGCGTTACCCACGCAACGGTAGATCTGGAAAAGGCCGAAGCTATCATTGAAATGGACGGGCATATACCTCTATCCACATTTAAAAAGGCCTTGGAAGATGATGGCGGTGCCTATGGTATTTCTATGCCAGGGGAAGAACACGAGCATCATTCCCCTAAAAAACAAAAGTCTAGTGGGTCCGGGACAGGAACGTTTTATTGTCCCATGCATTGTGAGGGGGATAAAACCTATGATCAGCCAGGGGATTGTCCGGTTTGTGGAATGGATCTGGTGGAAGAGGTAAAAATGAATGTCAATGACGGGACGCAATACACCTGTCCCATGCACCCTGAGATTATTGAGGATAAACCAGGATCCTGTCCTATCTGTGGAATGGACTTGGTGCCAATAAAGGCAGATATTTCCGCAGAGGAGAAAAACTATAAAAAATTATTGAAGAAGTTTTGGTTAGCCCTTGCCTTTACGTTGCCAATTTTTATTATTGCCATGTCCGAGATGGTTCCCGATAACCCATTGTATACTATTTTGGATATGAAATATTGGAACTGGATCCAGTTTGGATTGTCCATTCCCGTGGTATTTTATGCAACTTGGATGTTTTTTGAGAGGGCTTATCGCTCAATAATGACATGGAATTTAAACATGTTTACCCTTATTGGGATTGGCTCTAGCGTTGCTTGGTTATTTAGTGTGTTCGGGATGCTTTTTCCGGATATTTTCCCTTCCCAATTTAAAACCCATCACGGTACAGTACATGTTTATTTTGAGGCCGCTACGGTAATATTGACCCTAGTTTTATTGGGGCAACTTTTGGAGGCCCGGGCCCATAGCAAGACCAACAATGCAGTGAAGGAGCTGTTGAAACTTGCACCCAATAAGGCCATTAAAATGGTGGATGGGAAAGAAGAAGTCATTGCCATCGATAAAATTAAAATTGGGGATTTGCTCAGGGTTAAGCCGGGGGATAAAATTCCTGTAGATGGGGTCATTCATGAGGGAATGAGCTCAGTGGACGAATCCATGATTACAGGAGAACCTATACCAGTAGATAAAAAGGAAGGCGACCAAGTAAGTTCCGGAACTATAAACGGAAATCAATCCTTTGTGATGAAAGCGGAAAAAGTGGGCTCGGACACTTTGCTGGCACAAATAATTGATTTGGTCAATAAGGCAAGTCGCAGTCAGGCCCCCATTCAGAAATTGGCGGATAGGATTTCAGGTTATTTTGTTCCTGTGGTGGTATTGGTTTCTGTAATTACTTTTATTGTTTGGGCTGTTTTTGGTCCCGAACCCAAATATGTCTATGCCCTGGTAAATGCTATTGCGGTATTGATCATAGCCTGTCCCTGTGCCTTGGGCTTGGCCACACCAATGTCTGTTATGGTAGGAATAGGTAAAGGGGCCCAATCCGGGGTGCTGGTCAAAAATGCAGAGGCTTTGGAAAAAATGAATAAAATTGATACTCTAATTATTGATAAGACAGGAACAATTACAGCAGGAAAGCCATCCGTGGAAAAAGTCGTGGTCACCTCGGACGAATACTCTGGGAAAGAAGTGTTGCAATACATTGTATCACTCAATCAAATGAGCAAACATCCCTTGGCGGAGGCAACGGTTGCATACGGGAAGGAACAAGGAGCGGAAATATTGAAGGTGTCGGAATTTAATTCGGTCACCGGGAAGGGCGTAACCGGAATTATCGAAGGGAAAAAGCTGGCATTGGGCAATGAAAGAATGATGGAGGAAGTCAAGGCCACAATGTCGGAGGCGCTTATCAATAAGGTTAAATCACAGCAGCAGCTTGGCAAAACGGTTTCCATGATTTCAGTGGATGGTACTGCGGTTGGATTTGTTGTGATTACAGACAAAATAAAAGAAACAAGCAAAAAGGCCATTTCAGAACTGCAATCTTTGGGAATATCCGTAATAATGTTGACAGGTGACAACTATGATACGGCAAAGGCTGTGGCCGGGGAACTAGATCTTACCAAGTTCAAAGCTGGGATGCTTCCTCAGGACAAGCTGAATGAAGTGGAAAGCTTACAGGAACAGGGCAAAAAAGTGGCGGTGGCAGGCGATGGCATAAACGACGCACCGGCCTTGGCAAAGAGCGAGGTTGGGATTGCCATGGGAACAGGCACCGATGTCGCTATTGAAAGTGCCTCCATTACTTTGGTAAAGGGAGATTTACAGGGAATTGTAAAAGCTAGGAACCTAAGTGTAAAGGTGATGGGAAA
- a CDS encoding helix-turn-helix domain-containing protein, with protein MKKLLIKNMVCDRCKTLLAQEFAKAGISIVSIKLGEIVYGESVDNDDEKIEGILKNNGFELVKDTADMIIENIKIQLINTINNGENDIVGNMSTFLSEKLNKDYSILSKMFSKKEGVTIEKYYIDLKIERAKELIQMNELNFSEIGYALNYRNSSHLASQFKSVTGMSMGEYKKLQQWDRKPLDKIM; from the coding sequence TTGAAAAAACTCCTAATCAAAAATATGGTCTGTGATAGATGTAAAACCCTTTTGGCACAGGAGTTTGCCAAGGCTGGGATTTCAATTGTATCTATTAAATTAGGAGAGATCGTTTATGGGGAAAGCGTTGATAATGATGATGAAAAAATAGAAGGTATATTGAAAAATAACGGTTTCGAATTGGTTAAGGATACAGCTGATATGATCATTGAAAACATTAAGATCCAACTAATTAATACGATCAATAATGGAGAAAATGATATAGTAGGGAACATGTCCACCTTCTTGTCCGAAAAACTGAATAAAGATTACTCTATCCTTAGTAAAATGTTTAGTAAAAAGGAAGGAGTGACTATTGAGAAATACTACATCGATCTAAAAATTGAACGGGCCAAGGAACTCATCCAAATGAACGAACTCAATTTTTCTGAAATTGGTTATGCCTTAAATTACCGGAACAGTAGCCATTTAGCCTCGCAGTTTAAGTCGGTCACCGGCATGTCTATGGGAGAGTACAAAAAATTACAACAATGGGATAGAAAACCGCTGGACAAAATTATGTAA
- a CDS encoding amidohydrolase/deacetylase family metallohydrolase codes for MKNILKNRIWVIILLLAATISLSAQDYDILIKGGHVVDTKNNLDQVMDVAIKDGKIAKVDSKIPENQAKTVIDAKGLIVAPGLLDIHGHNFFGTEEDAYLSNSFTALPPDGFTFRSGVTTIVDVGGAGWKNFKTFKAQTIDKSKTRVLSFLNIIGSGMKGGAIEQNIEDMNPKMTAYVASQHKGTIVGVKLAHYSGFDWEPVNRVVSAGTMADIPVMIDFGGSEPELSLETLLMEKLRPGDIFTHAYAHVKGRTPVVDENGKVSKYVIDAQKRGIIFDVGHGGGSFVFAQAIPAIKQGFLPNSISTDLHTGSMNGGMKDMLNIMSKFINMGLTPKQVIECATWNPAQYIKRTDLGHLTVGAVADLTILNLRKGNFGFIDTQGKKMMGDQKLECELTLREGDVVWDLNGISRPIWNAK; via the coding sequence ATGAAAAATATACTAAAAAATCGGATTTGGGTTATTATTCTATTGCTTGCGGCAACTATTTCCTTGAGCGCACAGGACTACGACATTTTAATTAAGGGTGGGCATGTGGTCGATACAAAAAATAATTTGGACCAAGTTATGGATGTAGCCATAAAGGATGGTAAAATCGCAAAAGTCGATTCCAAAATTCCAGAAAACCAGGCCAAAACGGTGATAGATGCAAAGGGGTTAATAGTGGCTCCCGGACTTCTTGATATTCATGGGCACAATTTTTTTGGGACCGAGGAGGATGCGTATTTAAGTAATAGTTTTACTGCCTTGCCCCCTGATGGATTTACCTTTAGAAGTGGGGTCACCACTATTGTGGATGTAGGTGGAGCCGGATGGAAGAATTTTAAAACGTTCAAGGCACAGACGATCGATAAATCCAAAACAAGGGTATTGTCCTTCTTGAACATTATAGGGTCGGGCATGAAGGGAGGTGCCATTGAGCAAAATATAGAGGATATGAACCCTAAAATGACGGCTTATGTTGCCTCACAGCACAAGGGAACCATAGTAGGGGTAAAATTGGCCCATTATAGCGGTTTTGATTGGGAACCCGTAAATAGGGTGGTTTCAGCGGGTACCATGGCCGATATCCCAGTTATGATCGATTTTGGAGGTAGTGAACCCGAGTTGTCCTTGGAAACATTGCTTATGGAAAAGCTTCGTCCTGGGGACATCTTTACCCATGCCTATGCCCATGTAAAAGGAAGAACTCCTGTAGTGGATGAAAATGGGAAGGTAAGCAAGTATGTCATTGACGCCCAAAAACGTGGGATTATTTTTGATGTGGGCCATGGCGGTGGCAGCTTTGTATTTGCGCAAGCCATTCCGGCCATAAAACAGGGTTTTTTACCTAATTCCATAAGCACGGATCTGCATACGGGAAGTATGAACGGGGGAATGAAGGATATGCTCAATATTATGTCGAAGTTCATCAATATGGGGTTGACCCCAAAACAGGTAATCGAGTGTGCGACTTGGAATCCTGCCCAATATATTAAACGTACGGATTTGGGACATTTAACGGTCGGAGCTGTGGCGGACCTAACAATTCTAAACCTAAGAAAGGGGAACTTTGGGTTTATTGATACACAGGGGAAAAAAATGATGGGCGATCAAAAATTGGAATGTGAGCTAACCCTAAGGGAGGGAGATGTGGTCTGGGATCTTAATGGTATTTCCAGGCCTATATGGAATGCGAAGTAA